TGGTTGTTGTGAATGGGTTGGTCAAATTGATTGTTTTCCAGGATGTGTAGCAGTCAATGTTGATCACATTCAAGATCCAGCAGTAAGGAGTGAGGTTATGCAATGTGTTGAGGAGTATAAGCCATTGTATAAGGAAGAGGCCCCGATCCAACTTCAAATTGTATTGAAGGATGACATCCCAGTGCGACAGCGACCCAGACGACTGTCACTTATGGAGCAACAGGTAGTGGAAGATCAAATCGAGGAATGGCTTGATAAAGGCATCGTGAGGGTGAGTTTCTCAGATTACTCCAGTCCTTTAGTGCTAGTAAAGAAGAAAGATGGTTCGACTAGGGTCTGTGTGGACTATAGGCAGGTCAACAAGAAAATAGTTAAGGATGAATTTCCACTTCCCGTAATCCATGATCTGATTGACAAATTGCAGGAAGCTAAGGTATTCAGTGTACTTGATTTGAAAAGTGGGTTCTTTCATTTGAAGGTCAGCGAGGAGTCTATTAAGTACACATCATTTGTCACTCACCACGGGCAGTTTGAATTTCTCCGTGCCCGTTTGGTTTGTCCACCTGTCCCAAGACTTTTATGAGATTTGTGAGTATAATCTTTAGAAATTTGATTTCCCAAGGAGTGTTAATCATATTTATCGATGACATTATAATTCCAGCCTTGGATGAAGTTCAGGCTGTATCGAGGTTGAAGCAAGTGCTAGAAGTCGCAGCACATTATGGCTTGGAGATTAATTGGAAAAGGCGAACCTACTGCAGCGTGAAGTTGAGTACTTGGGCCACAGGGTGAAGGATGGAGAAGTACGGCCGAGTACAGATAAGGTGGATGCAGTCATAAGGTACCCTGAGCCAAGAACCCTCAAGCACTTGCACAGTTTTGTTGGATTGACAAGCTATTTCAGGAAGTACATTGAAAATTATGCTTCTGTGGCGAAGCCATTGACTGATTTATTAAAGAAGAATACAGAGTTCATATTTGAGGATAAGGAAAGAAAAGCTTTTGAGACACTGAAGAATAAATTAGCTAGCGGACCTGTTCTGAAGATTTTCAATCCGAAGTTGAAGACTGAATTGCACACCGATGCCTCAGGTGTAGCATTGGCTGCAATACTCATGCAACACCATCCAGGGTCAGGCTTACACCCAGTACATTACATGAGTAAGAAGACAACTGACATTCAGAGCCGGTACTCAAGCTACGAATTGGAAGCACTAGCCATCATAGAAGGTATCAGGAAGTTCAGGCACTACCTTTATGGTATTCCATTTAAAATAGTCACAGACTGTAAGGCTTTTGAATTAACACTTAAGAAGAAAGACTTGTCAGCCAAGGTAGCCAGGTGGGTCCTCATGCTCAGTGAATATGATTTCGAAGTGGAGCACAGAGCGGGCTCCAGGATGCAGCATGCAGATGCTTTGAGCCGCATACCAACAGTGGCAGTGGTCACTACTCTGCAGGAGAGTTTACGCCAAGCACAAGATCAAGATGATGGCATAAAAGCCATAAAGGAAATTTTGAGAGGAGGAAGTCCATACGACGATTATTGGTTAGAAAATGGTGTGTTGTATAAGACTGAGCAGAAGCTGTTTGTAGTGCCAAGAAGTTTggagaaagaaattattaacaGAGTACACAGCAAAGGTCACTTTGGAAAGTCTAAGATGAAAGAGTTACTGAATAAGGAATATTACATTAGAGATGTGGACAAGAAGATGCaggattttttattgagttgcaTTCCTTGCCTACTAGCAACAAGGGAGGAAGGAAAGTTCAAAGTATAAGGAAGGTGATTTAGTGGCGATTAAAAGAACACAGTTCGGTCCAGGGTTGAAGCTGAAACCTAAATACCTAGGCCCTTATAGAGTGGTGAAATGCAAGCGTAAGGATCGCTATGACGTAGAGAAACTTGATAGTTCTGTAGAGGGTCCCCAGCGTTCATCCAGTTCAGCTGACCAAATGAAGAGATGGCCTCAACACGGTGACGCCGAGATGCTGGAGGAGTAGCAGTCACCTTACTCCGCAGGTTATTATTGCAGTTCTTATTTCAGGAGGGGTTAACTTTCGTTCATTATCACAGTGCCATGGCGTAGGGCTATCTGTACCAGAGTAtttactatgttatttttctatgtaaaactaaacattttgttttctaaacctataaattgtattaagttcgaagtaacatttaaatgtttttgccaATGTAGAgttgtatgttttaaattcagaaaCAAGATTGTCTTGTAGGAAGTAGTTATGTGTATTAGGTTGTTGTAGAGTATGgttccagtttattttatttaactcaattatgtagtggttattatgatgttttagtcTAGTTAGTACATAAGATTTGGTGTATGTCTGAGGACAGACATGAGTGCAGGACGGCCGAATGTGGGAATGAATGTCGAGTGGAATGGAACGTGACAGAATATGAGGGAGGCGTGAGCGAGTGAGCGAAGGAGTGAGAGAGAGGGACTGAATGAACGGTGTTAGAGGCAACCACGCGGTACTGAGTGTAACGAACGAgccaaagttgttgaaataaaagttgtaataagtgtttaaaacgggattttatttcaaagtcatcgatccccagcacgaagagagctacataaatattgataattttTGGATAATTAATGCTTGAGTGTGTTTAAGACTTTGACGATTGCAACAACCTCTTCAAGAACAGAAAAATTACCTATTACCCATTACCTATTGAATACATCTTTTGATACAGAAGGGATCCATTCAGAAATATAAATGACTGCACCTATGTCTATATTTCAAATCTCCAGCCTATTCCATATTCGCCATTTGTCACACATTCAAACGATTTGCAAACTGTTGTAATATCCTAATCACCAGCAATGGCTAATAGTACGCTATGATGAATCGTAAGGTAGACGTTTAAGGCAATGATCTCGGTGACGCAACTCGCAATAATAGCTACAGTTCAACTGTTAGGAAACAAACTGCATATTGCATACAACGCCCACTGTCGTATATTCGCAATAACGAGGCTGAATAAAGTGATgctattttaagaaatttttGATTAATCATCATACTCCAGAAGTGGGTTATCTTACAGTTCGTCATGCAATTTCAGCTCCAACTTTGGTCAACCAAAAACTATGAAAATTGTCCAGCCCTATGCAAATTAATAACGATACTATAATCAAGACTATGTAATAGATGTGTGAAAGTCGTTAAGGCTAGAAGGAATGTaacttgtgagatgatggcagacagaagagtatgaaagaaaaaaacatgttgaCCCCAaataaaggatgatgggtaaaattggccggtatatccaatgaaaaccattcgcatatcaaatgatagcttataccctaagcttcattttttgttatgggcacaaccttgtaaaccaccggagaacgaagatataacacctgatagcataggacagcccatggacttgaaccacctcagtgcgtatgggagggatgtttaagtgcattattattgtcaataattgtcagaacgagtcacagaaggtatctgtgcccatattttccaagtttattgaaaaaaaaaagattatttagcaggtagtatttacaacgtatggtgtacgtattccgccgctctggtgagtctaaccggtaaatccaataaaaaccattcgcatatcaaatgatagcttataccctaagcttcattttttgttatgggcacaaccttgtaaaccaccggagaacgaagatataacacctgatagcataggacagcccatggacttgaaccacctcagtgcgtatgggagggatttttaagtgcattattattgtcaataattgtcagaacgagtcacagaaggtatctgtgcccatattttccaagtttattgaaaaaaaaaaagattatttagcaggtagtatttacaacgtatggtgtacgtattccgccgctctggtgagtctaaccggtaaatccaataaaaaccattcgcatatcaaatgatagcttataccctaagcttcattttttgttatgggcaccaccttgtaaaccaccggagaacgaagatataacacctgatagcataggatagcccatggacttgaaccacctcagtgcgtatgggagggatgtttaagtgcattattattgtcaataattgtcagaacgagtcacagaaggtatctgtgcccatattttccaagcttattgaaaaaaaaaaagattatttagcaggtagtatttacaacgtatggtgtaggtattccgccgttctggtaagtctaaccggtaaatccaataaaaaccattcgcatatcaaatgatagcttataccctaagcttcattttttgttatggccaaaaccttgtaaaccaccggagaacgaagatatgacacttaatagcataggacagcctatggacttgaaccacttcattttgtatgggagcgatgtttaagtgcattatattattgtccatattagtcaggacatatcacacgaggaaatgctatctccaataatggaaataatatacggtggtagaagtaaaagtttttatgttttgttttgctattaaaacaattatgcctggTTACGgccgattttaattgataatctaccctaggcttatttaaataagtgataagttgacgaaaatacatcatgcaatgaatttttctactatggatattattttaacaaaaaaaaaatggtgcaaaaagtataactcttttgcgcccgactgtacttatttccggtcgattcttgacatgaactgttttatttcagtaactgtagggtataagcaataatctaattcacattagaactttattggttatcaggccagggttcatacaaaattgcccatcatcctttggGATAAGGAAAGAAGGAGggttacaaataaaatcaaattctcCAACAGGTATTCTTTAGGGTACTGTACCCAACATTTAATGGAAGCTTCTGTACAAAGGAACCAATAAATCACATTTGATATATAAGGTGATTTGCACTAATGTGCAATATAAACACAGCGGTCACCTATACCTATCTACATAATCACTTATATTGCTATTATATCAAATACAAATCAAGATAATGTACAGTTATTACAAGAGTGTAATTGTTTTGTcgttaagttaataatgttttcAATAGATAACATTGTTATTGTCGGAGATTCAGCACAGAATTTACTTAATGGGACTTGAGGACGCAAATTAACAAGTTTATCTGGGACCATGGCATTTCGGACCAACGACCTAATAAAATGACTACTTCTGAATACTTCGAATGGCTTCATTTTACCATAATCATCagatgagaaaataaaatactccgTCAAAAACACACCTCAACTTTCAAGCTATGTACAAATTAAGTTCTTAAATCTGTTTAAAATCGTAACATCATCCAATGTCCTTGAAGGCCCCTGACCATACGAATTAGGTCTTACTCCATGATTAAGGTGAAAAACCTCTTAACGATGCGTGACGTCATTCGGTCGTGACGTCACCAGTAATCAGGTTGCCATCGCGTTTACCGTGTGTATGAAGTGTAAAGGTAATTTGGAGTATCATTGTAAACATTCAAAATTAACCTTTATTGGGTAGAAATTGAGATACATTTTCCGGTGAAATGGATTTAATGTTTTAATCTGCAGGAAATGTCAAACTTGAAGAAGTTATTTTGGCTATTATTTTCTGCTTATTGCCTGAAATGTGAAGGGACAAAATGCCAACTTCGGTTAGTAGTATCGAACGAGCTTACAGCACCTGTTGAATCATGTAATTGTAGACCAAGTGGGGCTAATGTGGGTTTTCAGTTGGGAAACCCCCAGCTTTGGGTCGATATGGAACTTTTAATGGTAATTAGTCTTCAAGTCATAGCAGGCAACATGGAACAAGCTGACATAGACGTGACGAGTATGCGACCTTTGAAACCGGGGATTAGGACCATATTTTTCATTCTGATATCCTCTTTTCGATGCGTCGGAAGAAGGCAGTGGATATGTCCTACATACCTAATCCAATAAACAAAGTTACGATTTAATCAAATAATGACATAACATTTAGTCAGACCGGCGCGGAATCTCGGCCGTTTGAAATACTATCACGCATTGACGTAACACGCCAAATTACAGCGTGACACGCGAATTTTATCTATAAAACATCATGGCGATGCGATGGATAGCACAGTTCGTGGTTTGTAACGACTTGCAGTTTTTTTGTTCTGTCGTTAATCGCTGGGACGGAAGAAAAAGAAAGTTATTTCGGCTCGAGCCAAGGTCTTTAATGTTTCTATTTGCGGAAACAATGGTTCAAGACGAATTGCAATTTTTGTAATGCACTTCGTAGTTCTTTAAAAAGTTTGGAGTTTTGGTCGATAGGATTGtacattttatcatcatcatctgccgtgTTTATCCTTCTGCTAGGGCACAGGCGTACTTCCACGCAGAGAAGACTTCTACAATACTcttctctatcgctctaaggtttgctgtcgGAGAACCCAACTCTGGGTtgagctcgcctttgtacataacttttctgtattttgtgtgtattaaaatatgttttgtgtacaataaagaataaagaaaaGGATTGAGCATGTATCACCACGCTTGGTTAATGCAGGTTAATGGTGATTAAAGACTCTTTAGTCCGGGTTTTCTCAATATGTTTT
The sequence above is a segment of the Helicoverpa armigera isolate CAAS_96S chromosome 20, ASM3070526v1, whole genome shotgun sequence genome. Coding sequences within it:
- the LOC135118308 gene encoding uncharacterized protein LOC135118308, which codes for MFGTVNEVSGNETVRAVIDNETSLTLTDVNTVNVTATSYEDRNVNITHVNKCVRKPVKDIKINNTVLNALVDSGCVAVNVDHIQDPAVRSEVMQCVEEYKPLYKEEAPIQLQIVLKDDIPVRQRPRRLSLMEQQVVEDQIEEWLDKGIVRPWMKFRLYRG